The genomic region CCGGTTTGAAATGCCCGCTGTAGTCTATGAGTTCTGGCATGTCATCCTCCTTCAGCTGTGTTTATCGCCTGGCTCTGAGGGCAACTACCCTGAAAAGATGACTGGTCGCCATGAATCTGGACTGCTGTCACGGGGTGTTTTCTGCACCCAATCGGTTTTCGTTACTCAACATCGATCCTGGTGCGTCTTTGTCAATCTCTTATCTAATCAGTCCGAATGGGCATTTGGCTCCTGGCATGTAGAACACCGTCTCGGTGTCCAAAACACCTGCCGATCCTCTCAAATCATTCCGAATGAAATAGGAGAGATCATTTGCATTGGGAAAGATTGCTAATATCAGCAACTGAAAGCTGCCGGCGGTTATTGCCAGATGGTTAACCCGCTTGTCGGGAAGAAGCCTGTCCGAGAGAGCGATAATCGCTCCTGGTTGGACCTTCACCAAGATTGCGACCTGTACGTCAAAACCAAGGGCCAGAGGATTGGCAACGCTGACCACATGCAAGATATTGTCATCGAAAAGGGCCTGCAACTTTCGGCCGACGGACAACCGGCTAAGGCCAAGTTTCTTGCTCAGATCAATAATGCTCGCCCTGGGCTGCAACGTTATCTCTCTAATCAGCCTCCGCTCATGCGGATCAAGCTTCCTCAAATTGGCCTCCCTGGGGCCTGTTTCCTCACCCTTCAGGTACCGCCATGAGTCCTTGACCATCTTCAATACAATCATGGTTTCAAAGCCATCCACATCGGGGTTGCTGCCCATTTCCTGAGTCATAAACAGCAAGAGTTCCTGTAAATTGCAGAAAGTCGCCGGCAGAAATACCTGGTAGCGGCCGGTGGTAGCGATAACGGCTCGCGCAGATGGGAGTTCTCTCAGATAATCAGCCACATTGTTAGCTTTTCCGGGCCGGGTGTTGATTCCGATCACTGCCATCAGTGGAAACCCCAGAGCCAGCCAATCCGGAATCGCCACAATGCTGATCATCTCCGCATCAATGAGCCGTTGCATTCTGCGCCGGACGGATGGAGGACTGATGCCGAGCTTCGCACCCAGTTCAGCATTGCTTTGTCTGGCATTGACTTCCAGCTCTCTGACCAGCATCAAGTCCAGCTCGTCGATCTTCTCTGCCGGGGATGGTTGCATATCCTTCATTTCAATCACAGGGACTGCGCATGTTGAAAACTATATTGCCATATCGATTGTTGATATGATAACATATAGCTGATTTGAAATGCAATACGGCATATTTATAATCATTACGAAAATATAGTCCCGAAAATAATTCTATACTGCTCTTAAATTTTTGACGATGCTACATGCTACAATAGTAGAAACGACAAGGAGGTGATCCGTGCGCAAACTGAGCAGACTGTTTGAGCCGATCATGGTAGGGAATGTGGAGCTGAAAAACCGTCTGGTCATGCTAGGCATGTCAACGGGGCTCGCGGATAATTATAGGGTAGGCGATCGGCTGACCGGGTTCGTCAGGAGATCTGCAAGCGGCGGAGTTGGTTTGATCACGCTGGGTTGCTGTTATCCCTCTGACTTCGATTCGACTCAGCCGCTCTACACTGCTACTCCTATGGGTGTTGGCTTGTGGAGTGATGAATTCATCCCTGGACTGCGCACTTTGACGCAGGCAGCTCATGATAATGGCGCCAAGATATCCTGCCAGATGTTACTGAACTATGAATGGAGGCTTAGCAAGGATGCGCCCCTGGAGGCGGTCGGACCATCAGAAGGGCCAGGAGGACCGGGAGTTCGTCATGTCAGAGAATTGACAATTCCAGAGATTCACCAAATCG from Dehalococcoidia bacterium harbors:
- a CDS encoding Lrp/AsnC family transcriptional regulator — encoded protein: MKDMQPSPAEKIDELDLMLVRELEVNARQSNAELGAKLGISPPSVRRRMQRLIDAEMISIVAIPDWLALGFPLMAVIGINTRPGKANNVADYLRELPSARAVIATTGRYQVFLPATFCNLQELLLFMTQEMGSNPDVDGFETMIVLKMVKDSWRYLKGEETGPREANLRKLDPHERRLIREITLQPRASIIDLSKKLGLSRLSVGRKLQALFDDNILHVVSVANPLALGFDVQVAILVKVQPGAIIALSDRLLPDKRVNHLAITAGSFQLLILAIFPNANDLSYFIRNDLRGSAGVLDTETVFYMPGAKCPFGLIR